The following proteins come from a genomic window of Ictalurus furcatus strain D&B chromosome 12, Billie_1.0, whole genome shotgun sequence:
- the tnfa gene encoding tumor necrosis factor a (TNF superfamily, member 2), giving the protein MASDSQVVLDVDGPRVTIVREKASWSASGVWRTCGVLLAMALCAAAAVCFTQNKTQDKPDETQEIKHSLRQISQTAKAAIHLSGHYNPQVSNESMQWFDNADQSFSSGLKLEDNEIKILHNGLYFVYSQASYRLLCKAESDETEGEVMHMSHAVYRWSDSYSSWKPLLSATRSACRKTTEEYQKYWYGAVYLGAAFNLEAGDRLRTVMDGKLLSKVESAGGKTFFGTFSL; this is encoded by the exons ATGGCCAGTGACAGTCAGGTTGTATTGGATGTGGACGGACCCCGGGTGACGATCGTACGAGAGAAGGCCTCGTGGTCTGCTTCAGGAGTCTGGAGAACGTGTGGAGTCCTTCTCGCCATGGCTCTCTGCGCTGCCGCTGCTGTGTGCTTTACTCAAAACAAG ACGCAAGACAAACCAGACGAAACCCAAG AAATCAAGCACTCTCTCAGGCAGATTTCCCAGACTGCAAAGGCTGCGATCCATCTCTCAG GTCACTACAACCCGCAGGTTTCGAACGAATCTATGCAGTGGTTCGACAACGCAGACCAGTCCTTCTCTTCAGGCTTAAAACTGGAGGACAACGAGATCAAGATTCTCCACAACGGCCTCTACTTCGTCTACAGCCAGGCCTCGTACCGTCTGCTCTGTAAAGCCGAAAGCGACGAGACCGAGGGCGAGGTGATGCACATGAGCCACGCCGTGTATCGCTGGTCTGActcttacagctcatggaagcCGTTGCTGAGCGCCACGAGATCGGCCTGCAGGAAAACAACCGAAGAGTACCAGAAATACTGGTACGGCGCCGTCTACCTCGGGGCCGCGTTCAACCTGGAGGCCGGAGACCGACTGCGCACCGTCATGGACGGGAAGCTGCTGTCCAAAGTGGAGAGCGCCGGCGGGAAAACCTTCTTCGGAACGTTCTCCTTATAA